Below is a window of Panthera leo isolate Ple1 chromosome B4, P.leo_Ple1_pat1.1, whole genome shotgun sequence DNA.
CAGCTGGAAAGGACTGAACGCCTTGTTTTTGAAACTGTCAATTCCCTCAACCCCTATTGTGAGGGCTTCATGCAAAACATCTCAGGCCTTTTAAAGTAGGAGCTTGTGAGGCCGCCACAGTTTGAAAAGGAGCGAGAGAAGAGCGGGGGCCTAGGGCATGGGCAAAGAATGATAGCTgggcccccctccttttttttttttttttttttttttttttttttgcaaaagacTGCCTGCCAAACAGGTAAAAtgcagcccttccccccacctcctagAGCTTCCCTACGTCCCTACCCCCCAGGCTAGTTTGCAAATGCCCTTTGGCCTAGGgagcaaaccaaaaccaaagctaGCGTTAAAAATAGTTCTTCCTTCCAGGAAGGGGAAAATCCTGGGGAAGACCTGGGTGACCGGGCGGACTCCCTAAGGTGGATGGCCTGTTCCTCCTTGTCAATTTCCTGAAGTTAGTTGATGGGGAGCCTttaatcaccccccccccccccccagtttgtCTCTAAGAAACTCTTTTTCACATCTTTTATCAGCAGGAAGTTATTTTCAAGGTGAAGCAAAACTCACATTTTCTAGCTTTTGTAGATactaaagctttatttttttttttttaatgtgagggttctgtttttgttttttaccatgtaggatttttgtttttgctttctttgaaagaaaaattgcttTTGAGGCATGAGTCTCTATCTTTTCCTGCATTCAAACAAAACTATCATTCTCCTATCAAGCAGACACTTCAATTCTTGTGACCAgaactttgaaaattttttagaCCATTGAAAGTCACCCAGACACGGGTAAGATAAAAATCCACACAGCAAGCCCATCTAGTTTGTGTTATTGCTGTTTAGTGGTGGCTCCTtgttgttgatttaaaaataaacaaccattatTGAGATTACTGCACTGTAATCAAGTAAGCCAGTAGAAAAGAACACCCACTTTAAAGAGTAAATAGTTGAAAAAGAGCAAGCTGCATTTTCTAAGAAGGCAGATAACCTGACTGGAAGACAAAGTGCAcacatctcttaaaaaaataattaagtcttCATTTCAGAATCTTATCAGGAAACTATTTTCACAGGAGACCCAAAATAAGCTTGTTTCCCCAAATAGTCAtagtttccttcattttctttatgtttgtaggTGGTGAGCTTTAGACATAGGACTAAGTGACCCTGGGACCATAGAGTGCCTTTAAAAAACTGCTATCACCTGAAAACATCGAAAGGTAAAAATGCAATCTATCAATGGAGgtaactttgtttttctctcaataAGGCTTAACTTTGTGAACAACTGGGACACTTATAGCATCTTAGAAAACATTGATCAtaaaacaaccaaaatgaaataaactgtaCCGAGAATAATTCCCACAGCAGAATGGGAAAACAGCTAAGGGACTAAAGAATACCTTGTATTTGCAAGTTACTGAATACTATTTGGTACACTCTCCTGACAGAAGCCCCAACTCAGATTTTGCTGTGGTTGGCTGGCTTGTTGTAGTAGTGTGGGGTGAAATCTGTGTTgactatttaatttctttccttttgatggTATCACTCTGGAATGCCTCGGCCTCCATGCTGCTCATTCTCCAGCTCCTATAAACTGAAACTATTGATTCTCTGAGGGCTGGAGACCAAGTGTCAAAGCTGGAGGCCGATATTTTATGTCAGAAATTCCATTGggtatatttgttttaaattgtgcTTATTCTACCTAGCGGTCCTCTCACACCCCAAGATCTGTAGACTTCAAATATATTCTCAATTTATAATATGGGAACAATGATTCCATAGCCAACAAGAAAAGTACTAGTCTTAGAAGTCATCATACTTTGAACTCTCTTGACTTAGCAGTaattaaagaatagaaattaCAGACTTCCAGTGTGTGTAGATCACACTTTTTACAGACTGATTTTGCAGGACAAATCACTGCACCCAAATTCTGTATGGCCTTCCAAAGAGGAAAGAACTCAGGCTGTGCAGCTAATCGTTCAGCTTTCTAGGGGCTTTAACTGTAACTTGTACTGGTCTTTGGAATGATACACAAACATGAATTCTAGGAGGACATCCCCCAAATTTTGCTTTGACCATATCTATCATCCCAATAAAAAAAGGATCCAGTGAACCTACATCTGGCACCAttcaagaaggaaaggaagggaggcagtTCAAAGCATGTGTTTACTCCATCCAAATGTATTTGGATGCAGGTATCCTCAGCCTCTGTCCTTTACAGTAAGAGTAAAACCACAGATCATATACAGCAATTAGAGCTGAGACCATCCGGATCTAACGGAAACATttatagacaaaagaaaaatttcaaagggAGTAGGAATTAGAAGGTGAAGggccaggaataaaaaaaaaaagagtcaatttCCATGAGAAATAGTGACTTAAATTCACACAGTAAACATCTccttgatgttttgttttgttttacgaTTTATGACCTATAGATGCAACTTCTTAGGAATATGATGGCAAAAATCTGAGCTCCGTAATTAATTTGTCAgactaagggggggggggtggaccaAAAATTGCCAGATTTAACATTCATTAAAATAGCAATTGATCTCTGCTTCACTGTCTTAAACCTGAAACTTTTTGCGCTTCATTTGGAACAAGTTTGCAAAGTTCTGTTGTTATTTAGAAAGAAATCCAGTGTTTTGCACAGAACCTGACTGGCCTCATCACATGGTGTTACAACCAAACACTACACCCAACAAATGCATTTCTTTCAGGCAAAAACGTGACAAATGAAAATGCCAACAAAACCATTCATTCCTGTTAACCGTTCTTCAATCTGGAATAAGTAGAAATGTATGGAACCAGGAATTTTAAACagtgtttttaattgaaaataaagctAAAGCATGCTTTTCAACAGTGCAAATTTCCATAATTTTGATTTGCTGCTTCCATCATCACAAGATAGCACACCAGCATGGCCCTTACCAAGGGCTAGACCCTAGCCATTTGCATGTTGAACTACTTTGATTTTAAGTGCAAATATAGATAGTCACCTCTGATTGTCACTTGCAGTAGAAACTCTCCTGCTTTATCACAGGATGGTCTGAAAACAGAAGTTTTGAGAGATGCGGAAAAAGTAAAAGGTAATAAAACCCAAGTGCCTGAGTTCTGATACCAAAGAGCCCTAAAATAACTGTTATTTTTCATTGGGGATATGCTTAGAACTCTGACCCACTGTACTTTTCTCGGTTGTATTTACTGCTCTGTCATTATGAAGAGTCAGACCATAAAATATCCTGCTATTAAGGGAACTATTTAATTGTTTTGCAAGTTTGAGGAGTCAAACTTGAGGAGTCAGACCACAAGGTAAGCAGGACAATAGTGAATAAGAGTCACCTTATTTATAACCTTTGGGTGAGAACACAAAAAGGACTTTTTCCAATTGCAAGGAGTGAAATCCCAtcctttacaagaaaaaaaaaaaaaagcaatctcattttccttttactcAGTATATATGAGGCAGCTTTTACCAGCATTCAAGCAGGACTCCCCAATCTTTccactcaaaaaaagaaagaaagagatagaaggaaagaaagaaagaaagaaagaaagaaagaaagaaagaaaattaagtgcAACTACTCTTGGAGAAGGAATGAggggagcaaaagaaaaagatacccCACAAAAAAGAGCTccagaaaagaacattttgggCTCACAGAAACTTCTTTCTACCTCACTGTGTAATCACGTAACCTAACAAACTTTCACTGAATTAACAGTTACACTTTCAGGTCTGAAATCTAGTGCATAAACTTAATGGCTcattgtaatatttattattcaaccttttgacatttatttgtaGCAGTTGAATTGAGGTACCGGGTGCATTATTAGCATTGAAACAGTAAAGTGTTCCAGCTCTACCTTAATAACTGAGTTTTACTTGAGTCTTTAGCCTGAAGTAGTCTGTGGAATGTAAACCAACCCttctcccaccccgcccccaccctcctccaggaaaaaaaaaaaaaaaaaaaaaaaaaaacccgcaatggaaaaaaagtaatcCGATTTCTGTCTTCAAAATGCGATAAACCAGGGCTCCAAAAGGGGTGTAACACATTAATGGACTTGTACAAACCATCCTGTGCAGTTATACAACAAAAGGAAGGTAATATGGTTCGAGAAAATATCTTCCAAAACACTTTTATGaattaaatttcctgaatttgtgACTCGGTGGAAGAGGTATTGCAGAACCGCCCAGCTGCCATTTCCATATAGGATGGGCTTTGTGAGGAGGTTGGGAATCCTTAGTGGTGTTTAAGGAATACGCCGGCCACAAATCCCCATCCTTCCCAATAATGAGTGATGGTGGACAAGGAAAATTTGCCATGAAATTAAATGGCCTTTTCACTGCTGATGCTACATTGCTGGCTACCTTTTTGCGTCTGTTTATAACTGTAAAATCATCCAGTGTTCCTTCGTGTGTTTCGGTTTTACCTGTAGGACGAGGACTTCTAGCTGATTTCAAATTTGGTTTGACTGGAGGTGTCTGAAGTACGGGTCGTTTTCCCAGTACTAGTGTCCGGTAATTTTTTCTCACCCTGGCACCAAATTTATATTCCCCATCCTCGGGTTTTGGAGAACCTAAAGTGCATGAGAGGCCCTGACTCCGAGCCGGTGGGTTTAAGGAAAGAGTTTCTTTTTCAGGGCATGCAAAGCCTTCTTCCTTGGCTGTGGTTAACAAGGCGTCCTCCTCTTTACTTGCAGTCACACTGTAAAACTCACCCTCTGTATCATTGCACTCGCACTTAAGCTTATTTGTAATAAGGTCAGGTTCATATTCTTCATTAGCACTACTGTCTTCTACTTTGATTTTAATATTGTGCAGAAATGGCAAGGTCTTGTCGCCCGCGTTAGTGCACGGATTCTCAGCTTTCgttgctgctgctggtgctgctCCATCCACCTCAGAAGCGGTTTGGGAAGAGGACAAATCCGTAGCAAATTCAGCACAATGAGGGATTTTGGAGTCTTGCTCTGAATTTGCGGCTGCTCCTGAAGAATCGTGATCGAAGAACCTAGCAGCTATTGTGTTGTTATCAGCACAGTGTGTAGCAGGAGTTGCTTGTAGGCATTTCCTAGCCTCTCGGAGTATTCTTTGTTGTGGAAATGCATTGTTTGTCTTTGGGCTAGGTGAAGAGGCCCCCTCCGCCAAGCAGTTAATTGTCAGGTCAGTTCTCTTTACAGTACTGGAAATTTCAGAGTGTGGGAATGTAATCTCAGATACCCTATCGTTCCTTATCTCTGTGAAACAACTCCCCAGGCTGGCCGGGCAGTACACCGGAGACGCTTTGGGGGCCCAGCTCTGCAGATTCCACTCCTCCGGCGACTCGGCTTTGACACTACTCTTGAGGTCGGGAAGTCTGCCGGCATCCTCGAAAGCAGCGGGTTTGGTTGCAGCGGCGGCGGAGGCCAGATGGTACAAGAAGTTGGCCTGCGCCTGCACGCTGGGAGGCTTGCCGAAGCTGGTGCGTCTGAAACGGATGCTCTGCACCGACACTTGGCTGGAGCCGGAGCTGGAGTCCGACTCCGTGGACGAGTCCTCCTCCTCCGAGCTGACTTCGCTGGAATCCGAGGCCCCGCTgccccccgcctcctcctcctcctcctcctcctcctcctcttcctcctcctcctcctctccctcctcctcctcttcctccgaGGACACGGAGTTGCTGGAACTGGACAAACTGGAGCCAAAATCGGAGTCGTTGGCCGCATGGTCCGAGTAGGAGCTGGACTCCGAGTCGCTGCTACAACTCTCGGGAAAGCTGCCGAGATGGGGCTGCGGCCGGTGGTGATGAGGGGGGTGGTGATTCTGCTGCGGCTGTTGGGcccggtggtggtggtggtggtggtggtgatggtggtggtggtggtggtggggaggcggGCAGAAGCTGTTAACCAGATGAAACCTCTCCAGGCAAGTGGCCccggcggccgccgccgccgccgctgccgccgccgccgccgccgccttgGCTTTGTAGGAcctgggcagcagcagcaggcggCGGGCGCCGGCGTGGGGCGCGAGCAGGCAGTCCTTGGCGCCCCCGCGCTTGCGCTTGCACCGGTAGGTCAGGCTCACCGGGCCtcccgcgcccgccgccgccgccgccgccttgGGCTGGGGCCCGGCCGCCGAAGCCTGGTAgtaggcggcggcggcggcggcggcggcggcggcggcggcggcggcggcggcggcggccgccggGTGCTTGCTGCACAGCAGGCTCCGAAAATAAGCAGGGTCCGAGTGAAAAGCAACGTAGTTTCCCTGGAGCGGGGCAGTTTCATAGTTTAGAGGGGGTTTGCAAGGCGAGCGCACGATTTCCGGGTAGTGCGAGCCCGGGTATTTGCTAAAAATCTGAGGTAGATGGGCGGCggggcgcgcggcggcggcgcccGGGCGCGGGGACTGCGCGCTGATTGGCAGGGGCCGCGCGGATCCGCTCAGGCCCCGCCAAAGTTGGTGCTTGTCCTTCCAAAAACCCGGGCGGgggctggcggcggcggcggcgcgctcTGGCGGCGGCGCCTTTGTGGCCAGGGCCCGGCCGACCCTCCTGCGCTTGGTCTTGAGGACACGCTCGGTTTTGCAGGAGGTGTAGAGTGCTTCCACGTCTTCCCGGGAGATGAGAGTGCATTTGGCGGCGTGGAATGCGATGCTGTTGATTGCCTTGAGTTTCCGCAACTCCTCCAGATCGCAGTGGTGCTTTTTCACTTTCAAATGATCCATGCGCTTGTGCACGGTCGTCCTCGGGATGTTCTTCAGCAGATCCGTGAAGACTTGGGAGAGGGCAAACATTTGCTTTCCTTTAATGATGAGGTAGCCGAGCCTCACGCCATCCACCTCTTCAAAACCTGACTTCAGGTCTCCCATCTCGGGCACTAAATGATCCCCACCATTTGCAGTAAATATATACGTGacgcatacatacacatgtatgtatgttaaTCCTCCACCAGATGCTGCGTGTGTCTCAAGGCATCCTgctaataaaataacaaagactgTTATTCCCGGCGAAGGGAGTGCCAAACTCTAGGcaaaattattggaaaaaaaaaaacaagacaaaacaaaacaaaacatgaaattacACTGACTtgattcttgcttttttttttggttttcgtatttttttaaaaagagggaaaaaaccatCCGGTTTCTGATCTGCCAGTGTGTTGGTCTAAGTCCCCGATGCAGATCAGTACCTGGGCCCCtctattccttccttctccattgGAGCACTATGATAATGGAAtgtgaagggagaaagagaaaagaaatgcagcTGCTATTCCCGCCGCTGCTTTAGCTACAAATAAAATGACAGAGTGAAGTGAGCTCGTCCGGAGACACCTTCATCAATTAATTCCCCTAAAGCCAGCGCTGATTGGACACTCCTGACAGGTGATGCAATAAAAATTGATattccaccccttccccccaaaatctCCCACTAATTAGCATACCCTTATactgccacctcccctcccaaAGTAAATAATACAGTCGGTATATAAATCTTTCCATTAAACTATCGGAGCTCAGAAACAGCCTGACTCACAGACTTCATCTGAACCAGTGTGTgtacgcttaaaaaaaaaaaaaaaaaaaaaaaaaaaaaaaaaaaaaaatccctgtataTTCGCCTTTAAAGGAATATtgcctattttttcctttatttgcattttaccgCTGCAGCTattatcatttcaaagaaaagcattttaaaaacattatcaaGCCTAAATAGACATACCCCACCCCCTTTTCCTTGGGAAAATGGAGCTTAAGCGAAAATGTGCAGAATAGCCTGGTATTTCCCTTATGGGAGTGGAGGAGACCGGCTGGGAGCTCCAAAGTTAAACCCGCGCAGTGAACCACCCCAGTACAGACTTACGTTTTGAATTTCTCtcgattttcctttttttttttttttttttttcctgaaatgccTTTTACAACCAGAAACAAAGTTATTTGACCAAGGAAGCAGTTCAAGGCTCCAGCTCCGAAACACTGTAACAATTCAACTGGATTTGGGTtctctgctggggggtggggtggggacgaGGTAGCTGCACGTCAGACCCATAACAAAGCATAGATAAGCCAGAAATGTGTACACTTTTCACAATTAACCAGGCTGGATTAGAGGCCAGATCGTCCTAGAGTCCCCAGCACAGCCTTTGCCAGGGTCCTGTTCACCACAGGTCAGAATTCCAGGGAGCAGACTGCTTCTGCAGCGaagaatagaaaatgtaaaacgCCCAAGGTGCTTCCAGAGGTTTTACGTAATAACGATGAAAAGAAAGTGCTGATGTACGATGCAGACTATTCCAGTGGTCTCTGATGCTTTCGGTTGCGAGTTTAAATGAATCTTCCACAACTCTCATTTTTTCCATGAAAGCCAAGcatctgcttaaaaaaataatcactttggATGAATATCAATGCTGTTTAACCTCTTCTTAGTCGAGTTAAGGCACATTTTGGTGTCTTTTCAAGGATATCCAAAATATTGCCAAATGAGAGCAAGGGTCTTCCCAGTTGCATTATCAGGATCCCAAGGTGGTTTGTTGGCTCCTTTGCAAAATTCGGCAAAATCTTCTTAACTGTTCGGTCTTTGCAACTACAGCATAAATGCAACCCAGGCATTTATATGTTTCCTTGTTCCTCCAAAAATAGACACATCCGTGTGGTTAAAAGAATAAACGGATATTTCTGAGCCTGCAAGAAAAGAATTGTACAgtaatttcttccttcccattcaAAAGTTCCAGTTTCCCCTGCTCTGGTCTGGCTAGCACAAGCAGGTATGgctcaaaagaaaaggaaaaaaaagataaaaacagaggaatCAGACATATAAAAAGGTAGTTTGCATGAAATCTCGGCCAtagttccccacccccaccctcatctCCCTAGTAATTTCCCAGGAATTTTGAAGAGAATTGGGAATTTCAAGAAGTGCATCCGGAAATTAAGGAAGTCTATTTAAGAGAGTCTGTAACTCAGAGGTTGGGATTTGAAAAGTCAGCCCTGGACTACTGTTGCACTCAGCACAGATGTAATCGCCGCTCTTCAACTTAATCAATGTGTGTACAAACCACGATGTCTAGTTCTTGCCTTTGAAATCTAAGGCTAGCATTTCCATCCAAGAAATCAGAGCTACAGCAAATTACATTTTTGTCCCTTGAATGAGAGAAGGATCATTGAATGGATCTCGTGATATTTCAGGCTTTAAACGTAACCGAGAGGCAGCAATGAACAATGCCTCgtcacagctaataccatccacCGACTTGGCTTTCTTTTGCATCTGGATCTATCACACCGcgtttttctctttcactttcacAGGAGGCAAAATGCAAAAGGTTTAAGTAGAAAGCAAAGTTTCCAGAAAAAGCAGATgctggtgtttgttttttaaagtctaatGACCAGAGCCTTTCCATTGCCAGCGACAATAATGTCGTTTTAAAATTCCTCCTGATGCACTTATATACTGGCAGCTCTCTTCCTCCAACCCCACCCCCGTCCAATTCCCCTCCTCCAGCTTTGAGATTTCGACCAAAGAGTCAAACAGCCAAGAAATAGTAAACTCAGAAAAAGCCTTTGAGAAGACATTACAAAAGGTTGGCTAGAACATCcttatccttatttatttttttttttggccaggtaGTTCTAGTTGTTCTCCATTCCTATTTAGATttacacacgcacgcgcgcgcgcgcacacacacacacacacacactcctactcTTGCACATGGCAACATGATTTAGTAACCTTttcaaaattaccttttttttttctctcccttcctctctttccacctTTAAAACACTGGCAACATAGGTGGTTGTTAAAACTAGTAGAAtattgtggtgtttttttttttaaaccaaaggtaCAATCTTTTGGgtcaagtagaaagaaaaataaaggccagATGACTTGGGAGatgtgtctatatatacaatgtatgCAGGTATCTTTGTATGTACACTCAGGCACCTTTAcacttatacatttttaatactcTTATTACATATCTTTCTTCTTGTCTAATACATTCTTTTGTTCCTTTAACTTCCccattattgtgtgtgtgtgtgtgtatgtgtgtgtgttaaggcGTGAGTGCGTGCATTCAcatgcgcgcgcacgcacacacacatacacacacacacacacacacatacatagaatGTGACAGACAGCTTTCTTGTGGCCATCAGCACACGTTGCATATCCGGGGTCTTCTCCAGGCACATTGGGGGTCGATCCCGATAAAAAGATCTAGCAGAGGCCCCTGAGCGCTCACACATGAAAGGCAGGGGACTTTAAGATGGATTTGCATGCACACAGGGGATTTCGATCAATAGCTACCAACATTTATGGCTTAGATTATTAATGTGAAAGCTGGCCAAAAGAATGGGGATGAAAAATTAAAGGTGTCTGTTATCAATTATGCTTAAAGTTATGCAATAATTTACTTACTTTGCCTGGATGTGCAGATCCAGATGTATAAAGTACTATTCTTCAAAAGCCAGGGGGTTTCTTTGATAAATTTGTTGACCATGTCAGCCGCCTCAACAATCAAAGATGAACCCAATTCAGATGATGGACtgtattcaaattcttttttaagaaaagatatatcaacttctgtttctcaaatgcatatacatatgtgggCAGATATGCCCAAATTAACATTTATGTGTGTATCCATCTCTAAGAGTATAGAGAATTACCTTATTGAGAATTTAGGAATATATAGGATAAGCATGGAGTTTGTTAATtacatgtaattattttctcagtGAGGAATGCACAATCTACTCACTatcataaaaagtattttagcTTTGGAAACAAAGCTGCTGGCTAAAGGAAAATCCTCTGTGGCAAATACAGATAGAAGTATATTCTTAATGTCCTCTTACTTCTGcatttgttgtaaaaaaaaaaaaaacacagtactttcagtttttaaagtgaTGGGTTATGAAGATATGTACATATTTGTCTTTACTTACCCTGTATGAATGTGGTAAATTTACCTTCGGATgttctattttgatttattttcactgtattttatgtttaaataccATTGCAATTCAGTCTGACCTCTTTCCTCTGGAGCAAAGTAATGCACACGGCATTTACAGTCTTTTAAATGGTTAGCTGGGAAATGCAGTAGCAATTTGCAGGAGTAGTTTACTAATGGGGAAAGTTCTTTTGAAAACCTGAAGGAAAACCTAAGAGTACTTTTGCATTTCTACACTACAACTGTCATATAATTAAAGTATTGAAGAGCATTAAAATAATCCTTTTCCTTCCAAGCTTTCAcccatatacatataatttaaatgAGGATCATCCCCccacatcaccatcaccaccacctaaCTCTTCACCATATACATTTGTTTTACTGATTACTGGGCACATTTTGTTCCAAGTGAATTCAGACAGAAAAGACTAAGGACATCACAAAGGCCTCAACAATGTAAGTATACTGgttaggagaagaaaagaagcccCTTGTACTGTTAGCCAAAAGTAATTATAATACATCTAAcacattctaaaataataataatacaaagccTCACATGGCTGAATTAATTTAGGATATAGGACAATAAAATCTTGTGATAGTCAACAGTTCCTCATCAAAATTCATCTAATTTCACGTGTTTTCTACttttggggaggggaaaatgagaatGGAGGAGGAAATGCTAAATTAAGGAGTAGCTTAAATTATAACTTagtatattttccttaatttttttctttttgtctcatcCACACAAATCAAGGCAAGTCTCCAAAAGGGCCCATCCTTCTGTTCTTAGGCATTTTGAAATCCTGTTTTTAATAGAAGTTTGGGACACAGAGTGTATGCCATGTTGTCTACTGACCCATAATCAAAATGCAGTGACCTTCTACCCTTTTTTTGCCCCCTGACCCATCTTGAATTCAATGCAGGCTTTATAAATTTGCAAATCCTTGGAGGTAAAGGGGTTTTTGTGAGGCTTTGTTCTGAAAAAGCCCTAAGAGTGTACTTTCTAAATTAGACAAAGGTAAAGCAACAAAACCTAGTGGACAAGATTTTATACAGGTGAGCAATAGACAACTCTTcagttaacatatattgtaaGCTAAAAAGCAGTTATAAACATGGGAGACAAGAAGGTTATACATTGCATTAAATTAGAGTGTGGTACAAATCTCTTTCATGATGTAAGAAATGGTTAGGCCACAATCTTCCTGCTCTCCTCATCTCAAGGGCTGTGGGGGACCCTAGTGACCAAGgaaggaatggggtggggggaagggcatagagagaagggagggagggaggaagggaaagaaagagaagagcgAGCGAAAAGCGATCTGAATCTACTCGCACATTCCCTTATCTTTCCTGCTATCAGCCAGTTTAAAGGACACCATAATTATGATGGTGATAAAAACAATGCCTGCTTATGTgtgctgaataaataaagaatgttTACAGCTAAAGAATCTTTTAATTCCAATTAAATGCTATCAACGAAAAGCCACTTTTCCTACTGCAACAGCCTTTCCCCCCAATTATCTTGTTTTGTTGCAATATTTTCCTACGAGACACCAGGGCTTCTCACAATTGATCctgaatgttgaaaaaaaaaaatctgagaaagtaGAGTTCAGTGTtgatatattaaataatacacaaatatcaaaaCCTACAATTTATTTGTGTTGCccaaatttgtgtttattttgcacAAGGGTCAAATGTGTAGAAACCGCAGTGATGACACTGAGTGTTGAGGCCTACCTACAGGCTGCTGAAGCCATGGAGAAATTCTGAGCACccaagaggggagaagggaaacatAAGACATGTGGGGCCTGATGGTCTCTGGAAAGGGAATCCTCTGGTTCTGTTCCCCTGGCTTCAGCCCAAATCCTTCTAGGAGCACTGGAGCCAATCACTGTCTTCCACTGCTGCAGCTACTGGGCGCACACAAAAAAAGCGGGAGATCAAAAAATCCCAAGTTCGCATTTATAGATACACAAGGATCATTTCATATTCATGACTCCAACAAATCACATCATAATCAGATTTAAACAAGGTTTGGGCAGTAATACCCACCAGGCTGGGCACTAAACATTGACAAGTATCACCCACTAACCAGAAAAGTTGTCGttgtccttgttgttgttgttgttattgttgttgttttgaatcACAGAATGAAAATTAAGTCTTTGATCTTCGAAAAGCTTACTCTTAGCTTTTCAGGCCAATTTTTACACTAATAAATTTCAAATACACGCCTCT
It encodes the following:
- the SKIDA1 gene encoding SKI/DACH domain-containing protein 1, with the protein product MGDLKSGFEEVDGVRLGYLIIKGKQMFALSQVFTDLLKNIPRTTVHKRMDHLKVKKHHCDLEELRKLKAINSIAFHAAKCTLISREDVEALYTSCKTERVLKTKRRRVGRALATKAPPPERAAAAASPRPGFWKDKHQLWRGLSGSARPLPISAQSPRPGAAAARPAAHLPQIFSKYPGSHYPEIVRSPCKPPLNYETAPLQGNYVAFHSDPAYFRSLLCSKHPAAAAAAAAAAAAAAAAAAAYYQASAAGPQPKAAAAAAGAGGPVSLTYRCKRKRGGAKDCLLAPHAGARRLLLLPRSYKAKAAAAAAAAAAAAAAGATCLERFHLVNSFCPPPHHHHHHHHHHHHHHHRAQQPQQNHHPPHHHRPQPHLGSFPESCSSDSESSSYSDHAANDSDFGSSLSSSSNSVSSEEEEEEGEEEEEEEEEEEEEEEEAGGSGASDSSEVSSEEEDSSTESDSSSGSSQVSVQSIRFRRTSFGKPPSVQAQANFLYHLASAAAATKPAAFEDAGRLPDLKSSVKAESPEEWNLQSWAPKASPVYCPASLGSCFTEIRNDRVSEITFPHSEISSTVKRTDLTINCLAEGASSPSPKTNNAFPQQRILREARKCLQATPATHCADNNTIAARFFDHDSSGAAANSEQDSKIPHCAEFATDLSSSQTASEVDGAAPAAATKAENPCTNAGDKTLPFLHNIKIKVEDSSANEEYEPDLITNKLKCECNDTEGEFYSVTASKEEDALLTTAKEEGFACPEKETLSLNPPARSQGLSCTLGSPKPEDGEYKFGARVRKNYRTLVLGKRPVLQTPPVKPNLKSARSPRPTGKTETHEGTLDDFTVINRRKKVASNVASAVKRPFNFMANFPCPPSLIIGKDGDLWPAYSLNTTKDSQPPHKAHPIWKWQLGGSAIPLPPSHKFRKFNS